The Chiloscyllium plagiosum isolate BGI_BamShark_2017 unplaced genomic scaffold, ASM401019v2 scaf_8606, whole genome shotgun sequence genome contains a region encoding:
- the LOC122546986 gene encoding cyclin-dependent kinase 16-like, which yields KKKNQNNSPLKPDSERESWLAPILQSALAHGSRLHQTSPPDVDVVRPPWNPLKTRSSQSAERSPWATERPLRWAKRPPHSTKRPPRRDRKPPAPGKQRIFLFQLLRGLAYCHSRKVLHRDLKPQNLLISDRGELKLADFGLARAKSVPTKTYSNEVVTLWYRPPDVLLGSTEYSTPIDMWGVGCIFYEMGTGRPCFSGSTVEDQLHLIFRILGTPTEETWSGISTHEQFSAYHFPRYKAEPLINHAPRLDTDGIDLLSKLLQFEGKRRITAQQAVRHHYFQSFGPAILELDDSEYNSDPSSGHFTPTNTDFIR from the exons GGCACCAATCCTTCAGTCTGCGCTGGCCCATGGCTCCCGACTGCACCAGACTTCACCTCCAGATGTTGACGTTGTCAGACCGCCCTGGAATCCCCTCAAGACGAGAAGTTCGCAATCAGCCGAAAGATCACCGTGGGCCACTGAAAGACCACTACGCtgggccaagagaccaccacattCCACCAAACGGCCACCGCGCCGAGACAGGAAGCCGCCCGCGCCAGGAAAACAAAGG ATTTTCCTCTTCCAGTTACTAAGGGGCCTGGCTTACTGTCATAGCCGTAAAGTGCTGCACCGAGACCTGAAACCTCAGAACCTCCTGATCAGTGACAGGGGAGAACTCAAGCTCGCTGACTTTG GATTGGCTCGAGCCAAGTCTGTTCCTACAAAGACCTACTCAAATGAAGTGGTGACGCTGTGGTACCGTCCTCCAGATGTTCTCCTGGGCTCAACAGAATACTCTACACCCATTGACATGTG GGGCGTCGGCTGCATATTTTATGAGATGGGAACAGGCCGTCCGTGTTTCTCAGGATCTACGGTCGAGGACCAGTTACATTTGATATTCAGGATTCTGG GAACTCCAACTGAGGAGACATGGTCAGGAATCTCGACTCACGAACAGTTCAGCGCTTATCATTTCCCGAGATACAAGGCAGAACCTCTTATCAACCATGCCCCCAG GTTGGACACGGATGGCATTGACTTACTTTCCAAACTACTTCAG TTCGAAGGCAAGCGCAGGATCACAGCGCAGCAAGCTGTCCGGCATCACTACTTCCAAAGTTTTGGACCGGCAATCTTGGAGCTGGATGACAGTGAGTACAATTCTGATCCCTCCTCTGGGCACTTCACACCCACAAACACAGACTTCATTCGGTGA